TTCCTGTATGCAGGAGTTCCTGCAGGTGGGTGACCagacacactgagcacatcccaACTCACCTCCATGAGACACAACAGCTGGAtcttctgcagcaggagagcttCGTTGGCAGCCAGGTCAGgctgtgaggggagaaaaggcaCCACATCAGGTCAGGATTACATTTTCTCCCCATCCTGGGGCAGAACACCTTTACACACAGGAATAAATCCCTGGGAGGGTTCATTTAAGGGGAAGGAGGCCACCACAGCCCATCCACCAGGAAGCCAGGAATGGTTCCAGAAAACAATCCAAGTGCCAGTGAACTCACAAATCCACTGCTATGCAGTGATTCCTGCTGTAGCCAGTGCAGGTAACATCCAACACCACTGTTTACCCCCACACTTCCCAGAACAGGAGGGAAAACCACAGTTTTCCATGGCAAGAACTCCAGAGGGAAGCCAAAAGAAAACTAACTATGTGTATCAAGATGGAATAACCACTCCTAGGCTCCAACCAGAACTGTACCAGTGCTCCAGAGCTAGGAATGAGGCAAAGCTGGTTAAGAAAAAGCCCACAGACTCCCAGTGTCAGGTGGAACTCCCAAGCCTGGGCCttgagcagccccagagccctcacctgctgcccccaggctgATTTGAGGGCCTGGAAGGTCTCCACGTTGCCGCTGTTGAAGGCGAAGAGGGTGTCAATGAGCCACTGCCGGTCTGTGCTGCGCAGGGACTCCAGCACAGGGTGCATCAGCTGCAGGGACAAGCAAGAGGCTGTCAGCAGGGgaaccccagctcctggggctccagggaTGAAGGGATGTGGCAGCACTCACCAGCTCCCCAAAGTTGTAGACGCCTTCTCCCAGCAGCCCGGCCAGCCCCAGGGTGAAggctctctcctgctgctctgatactggggaaaaaaaacaaaacaaaaatagtttGGATGAAAAACTACctaaaccaaaaccactactgttaaaaaaaataccctaaCCAAAAATAattgggatgggaaaaaaagccaaaaattatTTGGATAAAGCACCACGTAAAGCTCCATTCAGCCCTCCCTCACCTACATTAAACTATTCCCAGCCTTCATCTTCCTCCACACCATCTGAAATTCAGGAGACTGTAGCaaccacagcagaaaagaaGCTTTTTGAATCTAGAGTGAAGATTTTTGGGAATTGGAACAAACTTGTCCTTCTGGCAGGAGgattcccccttttcccccagtgcaacccaggagcagctcctcggGGTCACTCCTCAGTCCAGCCACACCTCGGAtccaccacagcacagccaaaacGACACAGAGGGAAAACCTCAGCCAGGGCACTTATTTGGGCTGGGGGGATGAGGCAGAGCACGGAAGGTGAGATTTCCCCTGGGGAGGGGTTACCTGGCAGGTCCTTGACCTCGATGCAGCCCAGGAAACGCAGTGCATCCTTGTAGTAGGCGGCGTGGTTGCCCACGGTCTGGTAGTACTTGCTGGAGAGGTCGTAGAAGCGGCTGTGCACGGATGTCACCCCAGGGAGGGTGTTCAGcatctcctccacctcctcaATGGTCTCCTGGGAAGGACAAGACCTGCCTCTTACAGCTCTGAGGATGGCAGCCTTCCCAAGGGATCCCTGGTGACATCCCAGGCAAAGCCACCATGGCTCCCGCACCCTTTCCTGTGGGGTCCTGGCACatggtgcccagagaagctgtggctgatcaacccctggaagtgtccaatGCCAGGgtggagcaacctgggatagtggaaggtgtccctgcccatgactGGGTGATCTTCAAGATCCTTTCCAACGCAAACGCATCCCTCAGCACTTGCTCTAAGAGAACCAAAGCTGCCTCGTGTTgctatgatattttctgaaaaatccctttgccaggatttttctcctgagaagctgaaaagcctcagaggaaaagaaaaacaataattatctgctgctgtggaatgcaacaggtgcatctttgattggtccatgttggctgtttctaattaatggccaatcacagtcagctggctcagacccTCTCAAAGTCATGAGCTTttgttatttattcttttctattcctttcaagccttctgacgaaatcctttcttctattcttttagtatagttctagtatttcattttcttttaatataatatatataataaaataataaatcagccttctgaaacacgaAGTCaagattctcgtctcttcccttgtcctaggacccctgcaaacacaaaccacagccctgcctgaaaAGCACCATTTTGGGTTTAAAAGATGGTTTTAAAACCAGCCAAGGATGACAAACCCCAGGTGCTTCGCTCAGGCAACACCACCACAGGTCACCGTGAGCAGCTCCCATGTTCTGGTGAGCTCAAAAGTCCCTCAGGGCCGGGAGCTGGGATAACCAAGGAATGTCACAGCACCCCAAAAGTCCCCATATCCCAGGCCACCCCTCACCTTGGTGACCTGCAGGTCCCCGATGTTGAGCTTGAGGGCCCCGATGGCTGTTTTGCACAGGATCACGGCCTCGTCGCTGCTCttcacctgcagggacacagggacctgTTCAGAGTGTCACCTGCAGCCAGgtgtgctctgctccaggggctggatAAATGTCACTTGTGACCATGTTCCTGCATTCAAATCCCCGTGGAaaggtgctgctctccagcacaggtgacacacacaccAGTGACTCCTGGGCTGAGGAGAAACTCAGCAAGAGCAACTTCCACCATACCTTTTCCCGGGTCTTCTCCAGAAAAGTCAGGGCCACATTGGGATCTGGAGTAGAgggaaaaacagatttaaatgaGCAGCTCTCATGGAGCTAAACCTCACCTAACCTACCTAGCCACCTTTGACAGGATTCCTGATGGCTGGAATATGGGTTTTCCATGGTGTaccctcagcctgcagcagctgctgccaggtaAGCTGGGCTTTTCCCCACCATCCCCCTCTCTAGGGAAGCTGTGAACTTCCTACTCCAGAAATCAACAACAACTTGAGCTTTCTAAGCCAGCGCTTTCCCTCCCCAACACAGCAGAAGCACAACAACTTCCCATCCAAGACTGACCCATCCCTGACCACCTTCCAGAGGTCACAACAGGACAGGGAAGAGGGGAGGACACGCACCTGTCATCTGCCGGACCACGTGCAGGATAATCTCCACCAGGGACAGGGGGTtcaccctgcagggagcagctcagagtCAGCACGGCGCCCCCAAGCCCCCCAAGTGGCCCCCAAGCCCCCCAGGTGGCCCCCAATAACTCACCTGTGCTCAAACTCACTGATGAAGTTCTCGTAGAGCTGCAGgggcaaggacagggacactcagggcAAAGGACACCCCAATTCCAAAGCTCCTCACCATTATTTCCCCTCTATTCCAGCTCATTTGAAcattcctggaagtgctggacagggctctgagccagctgggctagtggaaggtgtcccttccAGTGAGGGTGGAACATGTTGACCCTTgagatctcttccaactcaCACCATTCAAATCCCTCAATCCTatgatttttccagaaaatcgGGCATCCCATACAGAAattccagcactgctcagaaCCCTGAACTGTTTATTTTATCGAATCCTATCCCCATAGGCTTCTTCCAGTGAGCACCCATCCCGCACTTACAAATCTCTTACAAAAatatggaacaaaaaaaaaaatctccctgcaactcccaaaaataaaaattttaggtGAGTGAGGTAAAGAATCACTTTGAAGCTTCTGAACCCGAGACATTTAACTTTAGTAAAATTTCCACACAGTCACCAGCGCAAATACCCCAGGAGCCGAACCCACCCAGTAACTCTGCAAAAGaattaggaaagaaagaagccGCAGGCTGAGTTTCTTCTGGTacaaaaagccaggaaaagTCCGCTCACCTTGATGAGCCCATCTCCCTGGGCGAAGCAGGGGTCCTGCACGAAGTCCAGCACCTGCAGAGTGAGCTGGtgccacagcctggggacacagaacAGCCCCGTGAGCCCAGCGCCGCCGAACCGCGCCACATGCCGGGCCGTGCCGAGCCGGGACTGACGAGGGCGCGGACCGGGGGGAACCGGGCGCTGTGACCCCCCGGCAGGAGCAAACCCCGCCGGAGTCACCTCCCGGGCGGCTGAAGGGACGCGGGCCCAGGCGGGCCCCTCAGCCGAAGGGAGGAGGGCAGCGGGAGCCGGGACGGGCGATCCCCCCGCACCCCGTCCCCGCTCACTTCTTGTTGTAGAGCTCCTCGAGGCGGTGCCACACGGCGGCctggcccggccccgcgctctggctctgctgcaggaaaccCGGCACGTCCttcatggcggcggcggcggggcccggaCGGAGCCGGGGCCGGGTCGGGGCCGGACGGGAGCGGAGCGAGGAGGCCGCGCCGTCCCCGCCGTGCGCACTCACTTCCGGCCGCGCGGGGCCCGCCGGGTACCGTAacgccccgcgcccgccgccgccgcgcactcaccccgcgccgctcccgccgcgccccgcggTCGCCACGGCAACGCCGCCGCGCCGCCGAGCCCCGGGCCTTCCCCCGCCGCCTctccccgcgcccgccccgccggaACCAGCCCGGGCGGGGTgagcggcgggagcgcggcgcGCGCGCTCGCGGCAGTGCGGTAGCGGCGATGGAGCGCGGGGCGCGGGCGCTGCTGGCGGCCGGTgagcgccggggccggggggagccccgggagccccgggcGGCCCCCAGAACCGCTCTGCTCTCTtgcagcctggaggagcctgTGGGAGCGCCATGGGCCCTGCCATGGCGGCAGCGCGGCACGGGCCGCCCGGTGCGGCGGGCACGGGAAGGGGCCGGCCGGCGGCGGAGCCGGGAGGTAGGTGGGGAATGCCCGGCTGGGGGCTGGAGCTTCCCTGCGGGAACGGGAGCACGGGAATcggtgctgggatgggatgtgcTCCCTTGATGGAGGGTGTCCCGTCCTCGTCTACATAGGGACATCACtgtgggagccagggctggtcTGGGAGCCCGGAGAGCAGGGATCTGCCGCCAGGGAAAGCTCAGTGGATTTCCAAGAATGTGAGTTCAGCTCCCCGGGAACCCGGTCTGACAGGGCAGAGCCGTATCCTTGtgacagcagggaagggcagtgcGGTGTCACGtccctgggaaagcagagccacatccctgtggcagcagggaaaggcagtgcAGGGCACCTCCCTAGGAAGTCAGTGTCACACATGCCAGGGAAGGCAGTGTTACATCCCTTGGAAGGCAGAGCCGCGTCCCTGTGACAGCAGGCTAAGGCAGTGCAGTGTCACATCCCTGGGAAAGCAATGTCATGTCCCTGCAAAGGAACTGTCACATCCcaaggaaggcagagctgaCCACTCTGGGGCCTGGAAACACTTCCAGCTCTGGCCTTGCTCTTGCCAAGCTCTCCTGGCTCTCCCCATGCCTGCTCTGGACTGTGCACAAtgcactgctccagcagcactaATTTTCTGGGAGAAGCTGTTCCCTGCTGCTAATGACTGTTCCTGAACTGCTAATAACTGTTCCCAGATGATTAtggctgttcccagcccagctgggcacagggctgtgatTCCTTTGGACAAGGACACACGGAGCCCAAGGGGGGAACAGGGACATACCAGTGTCTGTGCTCGCCTGGGCAGGGTGACACATCACCCTGAGAGAAACTTGTTGATCTCAGGACACAGCAGGGTCTCCTAAATCCCAGAGGAGTGTAAATCAACACTGAGACTGGTGATTCCCTGTGGGTCCAGCTttgtgtccatccctgtccaaaaaaaaaacctcacaggaATACTGGTGACTTGGTATTTTAGATCCACACAAGGACTTGCTGAGGGAGGTGTCTGCTCCAGGGTTTGGGTCTAACAGCCAAGCTTTCTCCTAGTGAAGTCCAAGCACAATCCTGCCAAGAGAAGAGCTttctgtggaattttggggtgattttctCCCCCGAGCCAAAGTCACTGTCAGTTctctcagtgctgtgcttccccctgtgctgagcaggatcCAAGGCTCCAGACCCTTCTGTGTGAGCGCAGCTGCCAGAGCCATTTTGGGCAGGTGGGGAGGTGAcaaggggaaggagaagctcACCTTGAAGGACGTGGCCGAGCTGCTCCGGAAGAAGGAATGTCGGCGCGTGGTGGTGATGGCCGGCGCCGGGATCAGCACGCCCAGCGGCATCCCAGACTTCAGGTGAGGCCTCTGTGTCCTTGGAGGGCTGAGGTCTTGtccatggaaagggtgattAAACATTGGATGGGGCTGCCcaaggaggtgctggagtcaccatccctggaggtgtcagAAGAACAACCAGACGTGGCACTCATGTGGACATGGCACTCACGCTCTTGTTGACAAGGTGATGATGCATCGCAGGCTGGACAGTTTGATGCTCTTGGAGGTCTCTCCCAACCTCATTGATCCTGGGATTCTGTCTCCCACCCAGgtcccactgcagcccctctcagctgcccccctgtccccgcaggtCCCCTGGGAGCGGCCTGTACAGCAACCTGGAGCAGTACGACATCCCCTACCCCGAGGCCATCTTTGAGCTGGGCTATTTCTTCGTCAACCCCAAGCCCTTCTTCACCCTGGCCAAGGAGCTCTATCCTGGAAACTACCGCCCCAATTCCGCCCACTATTTCCTCCGGCTGCTGCACGACAAGGGGCTGCTCCTGCGCCTCTACACCCAGAACATCGACGGGCTGGAGAGAGGTGAGCTCcctcttcccagctccagcagcagcaccaggagctgaggggagaAGCAGGACTGGGGAGATGCACACAGGGAGGCTCTGGCTCAGTCCTTTCCCACACGCTGTATTCCAGTGGCTGGGATCCCTCCTGACAGGCTGGTGGAAGCCCATGGCACCTTTGCCACTGCTACCTGTACGGTGTGTCAGAGGAACTTCCCCGGCGAGGACTTCAGGGTGAGTGAGCCCAGCTGGGCATCAACACAATTAACACAAGGAGGCATTAATTATTACAGCAATGGCAGATCCAAACCTGTTCTTTTGCCCTCGGGGACAAGAGGTTTGTGGAGGGGACCAGGTTTGGGGTTGGGTGTTGCTCTGAGGACAGGTGGTGGTTCTGAACCCCTGCAACAGGCAGGTTTGGGGCCTCCCCTTTCAAGGGGTCAGGCTCCCTGTGacaggcagttttggggtctctcctTTCAGGGAGATGTCATGGGGGACAGGATCCCTCGCTGCCCTGTCTGCACCGGAGTTGTCAAGCCTGACATCGTGTTCTTCGGCGAGCAGCTCCCACAGCGCTTCCTCCTGCACCTCGCAGACTTCCCCATGGCAGACCTGCTCTTCGTCATCGGGACATCCCTGGAGGTCTGGCAATAAGGGAAACCCCTGGGAAAAACTCACATGGGAGGCAGGGCTTAGAGAAGGTGAGAAAATGGGTTAGGGAGGTGAAATTTGAGGTGGAGGATAAGAAATAGGGTGGAGGTACTCTGAGAGACCCTCTGGAAACCAGATGGGCACCTGGAGAGCTGAGGAAAGGCCACCAGCTAACTGGTGACACTGTGACCTGTTCAGAGCCAGGGTGGCTGAGCAagagtgctgggagcaggtgcCCCTGGCAGGGTGACTGTCCCTGGGTCCCCCCTCAGGTGGAGCCCTTTGCCAGCCTGGCCGGGGCCGTGCGCAGCTCCGTGCCACGGGTGCTCATCAACCGGGAGCTGGTGGGGCCCTTCGCGTGGCAGCAGCGCCACAACGACGTGGCCCAGCTCGGGGACGTGGTTGGCGGTGTCGAGaggctggtggagctgctgggctggaatgAGGAGATGCAAACGCTGAtccagaaggagaaagagaaggtgGGAAGAGGCTCagacccccagctcccccctcagcccctctgttCCCTGTTCTGGAGTTATGCACGGAGTGGGTTTGTGCTTGCTGGGGTCACATTGCACAGAAAAGTGCAAAAGAAGctccattccaacccaaacctgaGTGCTGTTCCACAACCAGcgtgccagggcagagccctgtgggCTGAACGTGTCTGTGAGAAGACATGGATCTGCCAGTCCCAGATGAGTTAGGAACATGGAAAAGGACAGGATTTGGGCTGAAAGCAGTGACCCTCTCAGGGACTGAGAAGCTTCCAGTTACATCACCTGGTGTGTGATTTGTTCTCAGACAAACCCTGTAGCTGGAGGTGCAGATTCCAGGGGGTGGGAGTAACCAGACAGGAAATGCCCTTggtcagcagtgctgggctgtgaggcagcagagcctcaACCCAGAACTGGGATGttccacagggagctgggatgttCCTGGCTGGAAACTCTCCACTCTGTAGTCCCTTCATGGCTGTGTTTCCACTTCCAGAGGTTCCTCTAGAGCAATAAGCTgtaggagaaagggaaaggaggctCCATTGTGCTGAGACCCAAACAAtactgctggctgctcctgctccacttGGCAGTgatgattgatttttttccccaccattCTCACATCTGTAACCTTCTGGGATCTTCAGGAGTGAGAAATTGCAGGGGAACAAGTTTGTAATTACTTGGAGCTCAGTGCTAATGTTAATTACTACATTCCTTTAGACCACTGGGAGGTTTTTTCCACATTTGACATCAAACACAGCTGGTATTTTTTAGGCATACATTGTCCAAACGTGACTGCATAAAATCTGGCTTCAAGATTCCAATTGTAACATGCAGGTTGTTCTTACTTCCCTCAGATGATGCAGCAGGAATGAGTAGGAATTCTTAGCCTTTTTGCcaggtttttcattttttagtaCCAACATTGTGGGGACCAGCCAACCCTTGGCTTGATGCTTGCACTGCTCTGAATCCCTGAGGGATAATGCTGATGCAACAGTGATGGAGGAAAACCAGTTGCTTGGAGCAACATGGactagtggaaagtgtccctgtccatggccagcagtgggactggatgagctttaaggtccctttccaggccaaaccatcctgtgattccaggattctgtgggGATGGTGCTGAGGCTGGAATGTTGGATGCTCCCTGGCAAGCACTGTGGTCTCTGTTTCCAGCTGGATGCCAAGGACAAGTAGGAGGGTGCTCCTGTCACCCCTCAGCACATCACTTGAGGATCTCCAGCCATGAGTGTCACCAGCAAGTGTCCAAGGGCCTGGGGGCTCGTGCCAGCACATCCGATGAGCTCTGTGGCTGTAGTTGGCTGTTTGGATCTCCCTCCTTCCGAGCCATCCATGCCAGAGCCCCTCAGAGGCACTGGTTCCATGGAGCAAGGAGCTGGAATGCTGTGAAGGTCAGGCCAGGACAGCCTGGAGAGTGTTTTCCAGCTCCCACTGGGCTGAGCATCCAGTTCCTGTcacagctcctccccagccactGTTCCCTTGGCTGTgatcctcagctgctgcaggctgtgtttAGTCTTCCATAAAATCTCTGCTAATCAGGGGACAAGccaggggcaggggggctgCCCCCCATTGCCATTCCAGACCAAGCTGCTGGGGAATTTTTGAATCACTGGAGtgttaattatttaataataaagagACAATTCATTTCTGGATGGCACCTGAGGGGTTTTCTGTAAAGTCACATCTGTCCCCACCACGGTTTCTTTCACCTGCTTTTTGGTATCTTTTTCCCTCTCACACAagtgcctttccctgctgtAGATGCCATCCTGGGGGGTGGCAGTgtcacagggctgcagccacatcctGCTCTGTCCCACACCTGCCACTACACAATGCAGAGCCTTGTGG
The DNA window shown above is from Camarhynchus parvulus chromosome 5, STF_HiC, whole genome shotgun sequence and carries:
- the SIRT3 gene encoding NAD-dependent protein deacetylase sirtuin-3, mitochondrial isoform X1, whose product is MIQGSRPFCVSAAARAILGRWGGDKGKEKLTLKDVAELLRKKECRRVVVMAGAGISTPSGIPDFRSPGSGLYSNLEQYDIPYPEAIFELGYFFVNPKPFFTLAKELYPGNYRPNSAHYFLRLLHDKGLLLRLYTQNIDGLERVAGIPPDRLVEAHGTFATATCTVCQRNFPGEDFRGDVMGDRIPRCPVCTGVVKPDIVFFGEQLPQRFLLHLADFPMADLLFVIGTSLEVEPFASLAGAVRSSVPRVLINRELVGPFAWQQRHNDVAQLGDVVGGVERLVELLGWNEEMQTLIQKEKEKVGRGSDPQLPPQPLCSLFWSYARSGFVLAGVTLHRKVQKKLHSNPNLSAVPQPACQGRALWAERVCEKTWICQSQMS
- the SIRT3 gene encoding NAD-dependent protein deacetylase sirtuin-3, mitochondrial isoform X3 is translated as MIQGSRPFCVSAAARAILGRWGGDKGKEKLTLKDVAELLRKKECRRVVVMAGAGISTPSGIPDFRSPGSGLYSNLEQYDIPYPEAIFELGYFFVNPKPFFTLAKELYPGNYRPNSAHYFLRLLHDKGLLLRLYTQNIDGLERVAGIPPDRLVEAHGTFATATCTVCQRNFPGEDFRGDVMGDRIPRCPVCTGVVKPDIVFFGEQLPQRFLLHLADFPMADLLFVIGTSLEVEPFASLAGAVRSSVPRVLINRELVGPFAWQQRHNDVAQLGDVVGGVERLVELLGWNEEMQTLIQKEKEKLDAKDK
- the SIRT3 gene encoding NAD-dependent protein deacetylase sirtuin-3, mitochondrial isoform X2, with protein sequence MAGAGISTPSGIPDFRSHCSPSQLPPCPRRSPGSGLYSNLEQYDIPYPEAIFELGYFFVNPKPFFTLAKELYPGNYRPNSAHYFLRLLHDKGLLLRLYTQNIDGLERVAGIPPDRLVEAHGTFATATCTVCQRNFPGEDFRGDVMGDRIPRCPVCTGVVKPDIVFFGEQLPQRFLLHLADFPMADLLFVIGTSLEVEPFASLAGAVRSSVPRVLINRELVGPFAWQQRHNDVAQLGDVVGGVERLVELLGWNEEMQTLIQKEKEKVGRGSDPQLPPQPLCSLFWSYARSGFVLAGVTLHRKVQKKLHSNPNLSAVPQPACQGRALWAERVCEKTWICQSQMS
- the PSMD13 gene encoding 26S proteasome non-ATPase regulatory subunit 13, producing the protein MKDVPGFLQQSQSAGPGQAAVWHRLEELYNKKLWHQLTLQVLDFVQDPCFAQGDGLIKLYENFISEFEHRVNPLSLVEIILHVVRQMTDPNVALTFLEKTREKVKSSDEAVILCKTAIGALKLNIGDLQVTKETIEEVEEMLNTLPGVTSVHSRFYDLSSKYYQTVGNHAAYYKDALRFLGCIEVKDLPVSEQQERAFTLGLAGLLGEGVYNFGELLMHPVLESLRSTDRQWLIDTLFAFNSGNVETFQALKSAWGQQPDLAANEALLLQKIQLLCLMEMTFTRPANHRQLTFEEIAKSAKVTVNEVELLVMKALSVGLVKGSIDEVDKRVHMTWVQPRVLDLQQIKGMKDRLEFWCTDVRSMEMLVEHQAHDILT